A window of Mucilaginibacter robiniae genomic DNA:
GATTTAAATGCTATGTCTACCCAATTTTATGATGCCTTGGGGGTTGAAAAATCTACAAAAGCCTTTGTATATTATCCAGCTTATACTTTTCCAGGTCAAGATAAACCATTGGCTGATGATACGCACTTTAACGGGTATGGTGCTTATGAACTGGCTAAATGCGTGTTGGAAGGCATCAAAGCTAACCATTTGGGTATTGAAAAGTACATTATTAATGCACCTACTTTCAACCCATCACAACCCGATCCGGTAGAAACTTTTAGTTTACCCTTAAGCCCTAAAAGCACTGCCATAAAGCCCGATGGCAATTAAATATTCCTTTATCATTACTCAACCTTACTGAAAACGATGAGAAAAAAGCTTGCTCTTGTTGCTATACTTATCCATGCCTTGAGTTCTGCTTCGGCAGCAATCAAGACCAAACAGCTTCTGGTAGCTCCCGGAACGTTATCAGCAACCTCAGCCACGCTGATTTGGGATAAACCTGAACGTCAGTTAAACATCAGCCAATATCACATTATATTGAATGGAAAAGAGGTTGCAACATCTACCCAATGCAATTATACGCTTCATGACCTGCAACCTACCAAAGCTTACAACTGCATTATTCGGTTTGAAGATAACCAGGGGAAGCTACTATCTTTTGGTAGTACAGTTAAGTTTAAAACAGCATTTACAGGAAAGATATTAAACGTAACAGATTTTGATGCTAAAGGCGATGGCACCACCATCAACACCCAGTCTATTCAAAAAGCTATTGATGCCTGCCCCAAGGGTGGTACGGTTTTGATACCGCAAGGTACTTTTTTGAGCGGAGCCTTATTTTTAAAAAGCCATATGACTCTCGAAATAGCTAAGGGTGGCGTATTAAAAGGCAGCGTTAATGAAGCGGATTATCTCCCTTTTTACAACAACCGTTTTGAAGGTTGGGAAATGAAGACTTATGCTAGCTTGCTTAACGCGGGGGTGATGAATAACAAAGGTGGATACGCGGTAGAACAGCTTTCTGTTAAAGGTGAAGGTACCATTAGTGGTGGTGGAAGCGCGTTAGGTAGAGCCATGATTGAAAAGAACGGCATCCGCAGCCGGGGGCGTTTAATTTGCTTAATGAACTGCCATAATGTAGAAATACAAGGCTTGCAGATACAGGATTCTCCCTGCTGGACTATACATTACATTTACAGCAAAGGCGTAACCTGCCATGACCTAAACATAGTAAGTACTGCCCGTAATGGCGACGGATTGGATCCAGATTCATCTGACGACAGTTATATACTGAATTGCACCTTCTCTACCGGCGATGATTGTATTGCCATCAAATCGGGCAAGAACCCGGAAGGAAATGTAATTGGAAAACCCACCAGAAATGTGAGAATTATGGATTGCGATTTTACCAAAGGTCATGGTATTTCTATCGGCAGTGAAATGTCGGGCGGAGTAAGTAATGTTTTAGTGCAGGATTGCCATGCAGGCGCCTTATTGCATGGCTTGCAGATTAAAGGCACTAAAGAACGTGGCGGCTATGTTAAAAATATAACTGTTACGGATTGCCAGTTGCTTCAAATCACCGTCTTTTCGGCAGTAAACTATAATAACGATGGTGCACCAGCGCCGGAAGCTCCTACTTTTGAAAACTTTATTTTTAGAAATATCGATTTATCAAAAGCAGTAGTAAAAGAACCAGTTATTGATATCAACGGGTTTACAGATCCTGGTCATCAATTACGAAATGTAACGTTTACCAACATTACTGTTCCGGAAAATGCAAAGGTTAAAATTAACAATGCCGAACAAGTGAAATTCACTGATGTAAAATCAGCAACCGGCAATAAACCTCAGTACGTTGTTAATAACAGCAGTGCTATAACCTATTAAGCAGGTTATAGCACTATATAAAATAACTAACTAATATTTTCAGCTAGTTACTTTAATCTTTTAAGTATTTAGCTAATTTCAATCCTTTCGTTTTTACAATGCCTGCTACCACGCTTTGGGCATTTAATATAGCACCGGCTTCAATAGTATGAGTAGCATCTTTAGAGCCGAAATAAGCAGACTTTACCTTATCTTCACCTTCTTTGTCGTAAGTGTCGGCTATGAGCTGGTTAAGGTCGATAAAGTAAACGCCGGTTTGCTGTGCTACCTGAGCTGACCATTGGCCGTAGCTATCCACATTGTTACGGTTAATCTTACCTTCTTTCCAGCTATTGCGTGGTATAGGCGAACAGATAATTACCGTAGCGCCTTTCTCCTTGGCATCATTTACAAATTTGCGCATGTACCAGCCATAGCTGTGTACCACTTCCTGAATTTTACGAATGGGGTTATAAATTTCTTTCTGTTCTTCGCCAACGCCTCTAATGGTGCCGCGAGCACGAGCCGTATCATCCAGCGGACTGGAATCATTGTGCCCGAACTGCATTATCACGTAATCGCCAGGTTTAACTTTTACCAGCACCTTATCCCACAAGCCTTGAGTTTGGAACGTACGACTGCTGGTACCTCCCAGTGCATCATTTTCAACCGCGATTTTGGTGGTATCGAAATAATTAACCAAGTAACTGCCCCATCCCCATAAACCGCCATCACCTTTACCTTTGCCGTTTTTTACGGTTGAATCGCCTATCAAATACAAAGTAGGCTTAGGTTTGGGTTTTAACAAAACGAAAGAGGAGCCTATAACTAAAGCTAAAAGCAAGGCAGGCCAGCTAATGTAATTACGAAGTTTATTCATGGTATTATTTTTTCAAGTATTTGACTAAATCAATTTTGGTATTTGCCTTTAATCCCGCCACTACCGATTCGGCATTAACTAAAGCACCGGCTTGGTTGGTATGCGTATGATCGCCAGGGAAAAACCTTTTCACCGAATCGGCTCCCCATTGGTCGTACTTATCGGCAGTAATTTGATTTAAATCAACAAAGTAAGCACCTTCCTGCTGAGCTACTTCTCTGGCCCACAAACCATAATCTTTATCGGCTCGCAACACTTTGCCTTCTCTAAACTCATTTCTCGGTATCATGGAGAGCACTACTGGCGTGGCATGCTTAGCTTTCACATCACGAATAAACTGGCGGATGTACCAGCCATAACTATGCACCGTCTCATGCGTACCATTGGGCCAAGTTAACTCTTTAACCTCATCACCAGTACCTTTCAACACGCCGCGGTAACCAGCTTTGGTAGTATCGGGTACACTGCCTTCATTATGGCCAAACTGCATCATCACAAAATCGCCGGGTTTTAGCAGTGAATCTACCTTGTGCCATCGCCCCTCTTTAACAAAGGTTCGGGTACTGCGCCCGGCCATAGCATTATTGCTGATATTGATTCTGGAAGTATCGAACAACGATTTAATCATGGTGCCCCAGCCCCACTGCACCTTATCGTTATTGTGCACCGTTGAATCGCCAATCAGAAACAGGGTGGGCTTAGGCTGAGCAGCAAATGCCCAAATGCCAACGATGGCTGCTAAAGCCAGCAGTTTGTATGGTATTTTTATCATAAGTAAATGACGAAGTTATTGTTTAAGCATCCTAAACTGGCTTACTGATGAAAGTACAGGTAATGTACGCAGACAAGCGCTTGTTTATTCAACTTTTATTTTGTTGTTATTTTTTCTTAACCAAGGTGATGTTAGGTTTGGCAGGCTTTTTCATGCCATCGCCCAAAAAGAAACTGGTGTAAG
This region includes:
- a CDS encoding rhamnogalacturonan acetylesterase, translated to MNKLRNYISWPALLLALVIGSSFVLLKPKPKPTLYLIGDSTVKNGKGKGDGGLWGWGSYLVNYFDTTKIAVENDALGGTSSRTFQTQGLWDKVLVKVKPGDYVIMQFGHNDSSPLDDTARARGTIRGVGEEQKEIYNPIRKIQEVVHSYGWYMRKFVNDAKEKGATVIICSPIPRNSWKEGKINRNNVDSYGQWSAQVAQQTGVYFIDLNQLIADTYDKEGEDKVKSAYFGSKDATHTIEAGAILNAQSVVAGIVKTKGLKLAKYLKD
- a CDS encoding glycoside hydrolase family 28 protein, with protein sequence MRKKLALVAILIHALSSASAAIKTKQLLVAPGTLSATSATLIWDKPERQLNISQYHIILNGKEVATSTQCNYTLHDLQPTKAYNCIIRFEDNQGKLLSFGSTVKFKTAFTGKILNVTDFDAKGDGTTINTQSIQKAIDACPKGGTVLIPQGTFLSGALFLKSHMTLEIAKGGVLKGSVNEADYLPFYNNRFEGWEMKTYASLLNAGVMNNKGGYAVEQLSVKGEGTISGGGSALGRAMIEKNGIRSRGRLICLMNCHNVEIQGLQIQDSPCWTIHYIYSKGVTCHDLNIVSTARNGDGLDPDSSDDSYILNCTFSTGDDCIAIKSGKNPEGNVIGKPTRNVRIMDCDFTKGHGISIGSEMSGGVSNVLVQDCHAGALLHGLQIKGTKERGGYVKNITVTDCQLLQITVFSAVNYNNDGAPAPEAPTFENFIFRNIDLSKAVVKEPVIDINGFTDPGHQLRNVTFTNITVPENAKVKINNAEQVKFTDVKSATGNKPQYVVNNSSAITY
- a CDS encoding rhamnogalacturonan acetylesterase is translated as MIKIPYKLLALAAIVGIWAFAAQPKPTLFLIGDSTVHNNDKVQWGWGTMIKSLFDTSRINISNNAMAGRSTRTFVKEGRWHKVDSLLKPGDFVMMQFGHNEGSVPDTTKAGYRGVLKGTGDEVKELTWPNGTHETVHSYGWYIRQFIRDVKAKHATPVVLSMIPRNEFREGKVLRADKDYGLWAREVAQQEGAYFVDLNQITADKYDQWGADSVKRFFPGDHTHTNQAGALVNAESVVAGLKANTKIDLVKYLKK